In a genomic window of Streptococcus mitis NCTC 12261:
- a CDS encoding SDR family NAD(P)-dependent oxidoreductase yields the protein MVKTILITGATDGIGKHLAKKLASQGHHIILHGRNPQKLELALQEVRAISLRDRVSSYLADFSKLDDIYRFVEEIKRDFQSIDVLFNNAGLYAGKERKASAENVELTFMLSVLVPYILTTELSPLLEKAANGRVINTSSYMHHFAKVKDLDFGFENNYNPGLAYNNSKLYTIWMTRYLAREFFLRGSNITINAYHPGLISTNLGNDSSDEKTKKSLFGRLMKSFSKNLDEGIETGYYLTLSEEVTGLTGYYFDEKKVKSVSEKGYTFEKARDLINYCNDKIELFKQKSALLN from the coding sequence ATGGTCAAAACAATTCTGATTACAGGTGCTACTGACGGTATCGGTAAACATTTAGCAAAGAAATTGGCCAGCCAAGGCCATCATATCATCCTCCATGGTCGAAATCCTCAGAAACTTGAGCTGGCACTTCAAGAGGTTCGCGCAATTTCCTTGAGAGACCGAGTTTCTAGCTACTTGGCAGATTTTTCTAAATTAGATGATATTTATCGATTTGTAGAGGAAATTAAGCGAGACTTTCAAAGTATCGATGTCTTGTTTAACAACGCAGGCCTTTATGCAGGGAAAGAACGAAAAGCGAGTGCTGAAAATGTCGAGTTGACTTTTATGTTATCCGTTCTCGTTCCTTATATTTTAACAACTGAGCTAAGTCCCTTGTTAGAAAAAGCGGCTAACGGCCGTGTCATTAACACTTCATCCTATATGCATCATTTTGCAAAGGTCAAGGATTTGGACTTCGGATTTGAGAACAACTATAATCCAGGATTGGCCTATAATAATTCTAAATTATATACCATTTGGATGACACGCTATCTTGCCAGAGAGTTCTTTTTAAGAGGTTCAAATATCACTATTAATGCCTACCATCCTGGCTTGATTTCAACTAACTTAGGGAATGATTCCAGTGATGAAAAGACGAAAAAGTCTCTCTTCGGACGCTTGATGAAGTCATTTTCCAAAAATCTAGACGAGGGAATTGAAACAGGCTACTATCTTACATTGTCAGAAGAAGTCACTGGTTTGACTGGCTACTATTTTGATGAGAAAAAAGTGAAATCTGTATCTGAAAAAGGCTATACTTTTGAGAAAGCTCGAGATTTAATCAATTACTGTAATGATAAAATTGAGTTGTTTAAACAGAAATCTGCTCTGCTTAATTAG
- a CDS encoding alpha/beta fold hydrolase: MSYLTTKNQYITVDGNKIAYRELSKGKSKLPLLMLVHLAATLDNWDPKLLDLIAEKHHVIVVDLPGVGASQGKVASTIPGMAKQTIDFVKALGYDKINLLGLSMGGMIAQEIIRIKPTLVNRLILAGTGPRGGKEVDKVTGKTFNYMFKAGLERTDPKRYIFYNHDKQGKIEALKVLGRMGMRTKEFADKDMNLSGFLTQLKAIKRWGKDSQDDLKFITQATLIVNGDKDMQVPTENSYDMHEKIKDSKLIIYPNAGHGSIFQYADEFSTELIAFLED; this comes from the coding sequence ATGTCATATCTTACTACAAAAAATCAATACATCACAGTCGACGGAAACAAAATCGCTTATCGCGAACTTAGTAAAGGCAAATCAAAACTACCTCTTCTGATGCTGGTCCATTTGGCAGCAACTCTCGATAACTGGGACCCTAAACTCTTGGACTTGATTGCTGAAAAGCACCATGTCATTGTAGTCGATCTTCCTGGTGTTGGAGCTAGTCAGGGCAAAGTTGCTTCGACGATTCCTGGAATGGCTAAGCAGACAATTGACTTTGTAAAAGCGCTTGGTTACGATAAAATCAATCTTCTCGGTCTTTCTATGGGAGGTATGATTGCCCAAGAAATCATCCGAATCAAGCCTACTCTAGTCAATCGTTTAATCTTGGCTGGAACAGGACCTCGAGGCGGAAAAGAGGTCGATAAGGTCACAGGAAAAACCTTTAACTATATGTTTAAAGCGGGACTCGAGCGCACCGATCCTAAACGCTATATCTTCTATAATCATGATAAACAAGGGAAAATTGAAGCTTTGAAAGTCCTAGGACGAATGGGGATGAGAACAAAGGAATTTGCGGATAAAGACATGAACCTATCAGGATTCCTAACTCAACTCAAAGCCATTAAACGTTGGGGGAAAGATTCTCAAGACGACCTAAAATTTATCACCCAAGCAACCTTAATCGTCAACGGGGATAAGGATATGCAGGTTCCAACGGAAAATTCTTACGATATGCATGAGAAAATAAAAGATAGCAAGCTGATTATCTATCCAAATGCTGGTCACGGTTCGATCTTCCAATATGCAGACGAATTTTCAACAGAACTAATAGCTTTCTTAGAGGACTAA
- a CDS encoding NADP-dependent oxidoreductase — MKVAQHTTYNKNNITLNITEVAKPSITDKQVLVKVTAAGVNPLDNMISRGEVKMIVPYKLPQTAGNEVVGIVESIGKKVNNFQVGDRVFGRLPLDHIGAFAEYVAVDSQALAKVPDYLSDEEAASVPLTALTIIQALELMGAQAGKTIFISGGTGGVGGMAIPIAKAKGLKVITNGAGDSAERVLKLGADRFIDYKTEDYTKTVSQVDYVLDTLGGAETEKQMSIMKKGGHLVSLRAMPNGAFAKRMNLPKWKQMILGLAGRKFDKMAEKYGVHYHFIFVESNGAQLQEVADLFSKLEIKPSIDTVYPFEEVNSALDKVANGRSRGKTVLSFKK, encoded by the coding sequence ATGAAAGTCGCACAACACACTACTTATAACAAAAACAATATCACACTGAACATCACAGAAGTTGCTAAACCAAGCATTACAGACAAACAAGTCTTGGTAAAAGTAACCGCAGCCGGGGTTAATCCTCTCGATAACATGATCTCTCGTGGCGAAGTCAAGATGATTGTTCCTTACAAACTTCCTCAAACTGCAGGTAACGAAGTGGTTGGAATCGTTGAAAGCATTGGCAAGAAAGTTAACAACTTTCAGGTAGGAGATCGTGTCTTTGGCCGTCTGCCACTTGATCATATCGGTGCCTTTGCAGAATACGTAGCTGTCGATAGCCAAGCCTTAGCCAAGGTTCCAGACTATCTATCAGACGAGGAGGCTGCTTCTGTTCCTCTTACTGCCTTGACCATTATACAGGCTCTTGAACTCATGGGCGCTCAAGCTGGGAAAACGATCTTTATTTCTGGTGGGACTGGTGGTGTCGGTGGAATGGCCATTCCAATTGCCAAGGCCAAAGGTTTGAAGGTCATCACCAATGGAGCTGGAGATAGTGCTGAGCGTGTTCTGAAACTAGGAGCAGATAGATTTATCGATTACAAAACAGAGGATTATACAAAAACTGTTAGCCAGGTTGATTATGTCCTCGATACACTTGGTGGGGCTGAAACTGAAAAACAAATGTCTATCATGAAAAAAGGTGGTCATCTTGTTTCCCTTCGTGCCATGCCAAACGGTGCCTTTGCCAAACGCATGAATCTACCAAAATGGAAACAGATGATTCTTGGCTTAGCAGGTCGCAAATTTGATAAGATGGCGGAAAAATATGGCGTCCACTATCATTTTATCTTTGTAGAAAGCAATGGCGCTCAATTACAAGAGGTAGCTGACCTCTTTAGTAAATTAGAAATCAAACCCTCTATCGATACAGTTTATCCATTTGAAGAGGTAAATAGCGCATTAGACAAGGTCGCTAATGGTCGCTCACGTGGAAAAACAGTCCTCAGCTTTAAGAAATAA
- a CDS encoding Rrf2 family transcriptional regulator: MDTKFSVALHILTMISESKETLSSQALAISVGTNASYIRKVIALLKNADLIHSQQGKTGYQLSKSPKKMTLLEIYYATQEINHISLFPVHQNSNPDCPVGKHIQGAVSPLFASAESQLEKELANQTLEDVIDNLYKQAKQVRN; this comes from the coding sequence ATGGATACAAAATTCTCAGTTGCTTTGCATATCTTAACAATGATTAGTGAAAGCAAGGAAACCTTAAGTTCTCAAGCACTAGCTATTAGTGTTGGGACTAACGCTAGTTACATTCGAAAAGTGATTGCCTTATTGAAAAATGCAGATTTGATTCATTCCCAGCAAGGAAAAACAGGTTATCAACTCAGTAAGTCTCCAAAGAAAATGACTTTACTAGAGATCTACTATGCTACTCAAGAAATCAATCACATTAGTTTATTCCCTGTTCATCAAAATAGTAATCCCGATTGTCCCGTTGGAAAACATATCCAAGGAGCAGTTTCACCGCTTTTCGCTAGTGCCGAATCTCAATTAGAGAAGGAATTAGCAAATCAAACTTTAGAAGATGTCATTGACAATCTATATAAACAAGCCAAACAAGTCCGAAACTGA
- a CDS encoding membrane protein gives MAKILSLGLTGKKLLAQGFLFVLLGLILMVTGTWLPVKVIRLVLFLAWIATVLDLVLRIFKKSQSTDTLGVALVKLLVLGYLLGSNLATDVPIYILALVIGVYQIFHASINLVTYVLYRKNKIRPRFRLLLDGLVLVFLGGTSLLSSTGNSVFQLFVLGAYFFLYGLSNIRDGFLFEGEIGKNHLKRRIRISLPIVLAALIPARTLAKINKFMQENADEREDIHLGMVKSGKTAELEIFVHTAETSLFSAIGHVDICYQGRVISYGNYDPSSETLFGMVGDGVLYFCDRDKYIDLCKRESQKTLFGYGIDLTPEMEKAVQKKLAELKQLTIPWEPSADKIMTGDGKEDYTYAYKIRHETDGELYKFIKSKFKSYFVLSTNCVLLADTIVGQAGTDILSPKGFIAPGTYQAYLDREFEKPNSIVVSKHVY, from the coding sequence ATGGCGAAAATTCTATCTTTAGGTCTGACAGGTAAGAAATTACTTGCTCAGGGGTTCTTGTTTGTTCTGCTAGGTCTCATCTTGATGGTCACGGGGACTTGGTTGCCAGTAAAGGTTATTCGACTGGTTCTGTTTTTAGCTTGGATAGCAACGGTCTTAGATTTAGTATTACGTATTTTCAAAAAAAGTCAGTCAACGGACACCTTGGGAGTTGCACTGGTTAAATTGTTAGTGCTGGGATATTTGCTTGGCTCCAATCTTGCGACGGATGTGCCGATTTATATTTTGGCTCTTGTGATTGGAGTTTATCAGATTTTTCATGCTAGTATTAACCTTGTCACCTATGTTCTCTACCGCAAAAACAAAATTCGACCTCGTTTTCGTCTCTTACTAGATGGACTCGTACTAGTTTTTCTTGGTGGGACTAGTCTTTTGTCCTCTACAGGAAATTCTGTCTTTCAACTCTTTGTATTAGGGGCTTATTTTTTCCTTTATGGTCTGTCCAATATCCGTGACGGTTTCTTATTTGAAGGGGAAATTGGGAAAAACCATCTCAAACGTCGTATTAGAATTAGCTTACCTATTGTCCTAGCCGCTCTCATCCCTGCAAGAACTTTAGCAAAAATCAACAAATTCATGCAGGAAAATGCTGATGAGAGAGAGGATATCCATCTTGGAATGGTGAAGTCTGGTAAGACAGCGGAGCTTGAAATTTTTGTTCATACAGCTGAGACCTCTCTGTTTTCGGCAATTGGTCATGTGGATATCTGCTATCAAGGCCGTGTTATTTCTTATGGCAACTATGATCCGTCTTCTGAGACCTTATTTGGCATGGTAGGAGATGGTGTCTTATATTTCTGTGATCGTGACAAGTACATTGACCTATGTAAACGTGAGAGTCAAAAAACGCTTTTTGGTTATGGGATAGATTTGACGCCTGAAATGGAAAAAGCAGTTCAGAAAAAGTTGGCTGAATTGAAACAACTGACGATTCCATGGGAGCCAAGTGCAGATAAAATCATGACAGGTGATGGTAAGGAAGACTACACCTACGCTTATAAAATCAGACATGAGACAGATGGGGAACTTTATAAATTTATCAAATCTAAGTTTAAATCCTACTTTGTCTTATCTACAAACTGTGTGCTCTTGGCTGATACCATAGTCGGTCAGGCTGGCACCGATATCCTCTCACCCAAAGGATTTATCGCACCAGGAACTTACCAAGCTTACCTTGACCGAGAGTTTGAAAAACCAAATAGTATAGTCGTATCTAAACATGTTTATTAA
- a CDS encoding DUF308 domain-containing protein — MKFSNRLLLFLAGVVFVLLGLFLFTNPVANLVAYSWWIAFGLLVSSIAAILGYFSVPKELRSPAHLFQGIVNLLLALYLVAYGFVTLPVVIPTILGIWLIVEAIIVFFKGNRLGLIFPIIGNHIMWIALLAFLLGLVILFNPVATSVFVVYVVAFAFLIVGFTYILDAFRK, encoded by the coding sequence ATGAAATTTTCTAATCGTTTACTGCTATTCCTTGCAGGAGTTGTTTTTGTCCTTTTAGGACTTTTCCTATTTACAAACCCAGTAGCTAATCTTGTTGCTTACAGCTGGTGGATTGCATTTGGTTTACTGGTTTCTTCTATAGCAGCTATTTTAGGCTATTTCTCTGTACCAAAAGAGCTTCGCTCACCAGCTCATCTTTTCCAAGGGATTGTTAATCTTCTCTTAGCTCTTTACCTCGTTGCCTATGGCTTTGTGACGCTGCCAGTTGTCATTCCAACTATTTTAGGAATTTGGTTAATTGTAGAAGCCATTATAGTTTTCTTTAAAGGCAATCGTCTGGGATTGATTTTCCCTATTATTGGCAACCATATCATGTGGATAGCGTTGCTTGCATTTTTACTAGGTCTAGTGATTTTGTTCAATCCAGTAGCTACAAGTGTCTTTGTCGTTTATGTCGTTGCCTTTGCATTTTTAATTGTTGGTTTCACCTATATCCTTGATGCCTTTCGTAAATAA
- a CDS encoding DUF3013 family protein, translating into MATYGFLDVLEEELEKNFPFDFEISWDKRNHAVEVSFLLEAQNAAGVEMVDEDGEVSSEDILFEEAVLFYNPAKSTVNEEDYLTVIPYLPKKGFSREFLAYFALFLKDTAEVGLDALMDFLEDPEAEEFVMEWNQEVFEEGKVGLEEGEFYPYPRY; encoded by the coding sequence ATGGCAACATACGGATTTTTAGATGTTTTAGAGGAAGAGTTGGAGAAGAATTTTCCTTTTGACTTTGAGATTAGTTGGGATAAGCGCAACCACGCGGTTGAAGTGAGTTTTTTGTTAGAAGCGCAAAATGCTGCAGGCGTGGAGATGGTGGATGAAGACGGAGAGGTTTCATCAGAAGATATCCTCTTTGAAGAAGCAGTGCTTTTTTACAATCCTGCTAAATCAACAGTCAATGAGGAAGACTATTTGACTGTCATCCCTTACTTGCCTAAAAAAGGATTTTCCCGCGAATTCTTAGCTTATTTTGCGCTATTCCTCAAAGATACTGCCGAGGTTGGACTAGATGCCCTCATGGACTTTTTGGAAGACCCAGAAGCAGAAGAATTCGTCATGGAATGGAACCAAGAAGTCTTTGAAGAAGGAAAAGTCGGCTTGGAAGAGGGAGAGTTTTATCCTTATCCGAGATACTAG
- a CDS encoding M50 family metallopeptidase, producing MKKIGIYLVYVLAVVFIMLAFACGTIAFAELGYSAVLVFTFGYAFALLSMYLIFILHELGHAFCGYLTGYRLVAFGLGHFILTKKSCKFRLSRTAIMKNVGAQYIGLKEDESDQSIILMLSGGLMVHLSLILLAIVFGFLTRSWYFAGTWIFLNLSFFLNNILPVGITDGAKIWELLQHPENTKYAYLMLRHSAQTLLAPQEYDLKDFIMPVDEEVRGSFAESVQTLQGLVFILDDNIELAKQQFQSVLDKTDNPMSKTSSQLYLLQVALMEGDNKKAEEYASIRGVKSFLSLKTADMQVIQAWYQFKVKKDVVQTHKAMKIARQKMNSSRMLRDEKSYYQNWLAELEKELTEGV from the coding sequence ATGAAGAAAATTGGGATTTATTTGGTTTATGTGCTAGCTGTTGTCTTTATTATGCTGGCTTTTGCTTGTGGAACCATCGCATTTGCAGAGCTGGGGTATTCCGCAGTTTTAGTCTTTACTTTTGGTTATGCCTTCGCTCTTCTAAGCATGTATTTAATCTTTATTCTTCATGAGCTGGGACATGCTTTTTGTGGCTACTTGACAGGCTATCGGCTGGTGGCTTTTGGATTAGGACATTTTATTTTGACCAAAAAGTCATGCAAGTTTCGTCTTAGTAGAACAGCCATTATGAAAAATGTTGGTGCTCAATACATTGGTTTAAAAGAGGATGAAAGCGATCAAAGCATCATCCTGATGCTTTCAGGAGGCTTGATGGTTCATCTCAGCTTGATATTATTGGCGATAGTGTTTGGGTTTTTGACAAGAAGCTGGTATTTTGCAGGGACTTGGATTTTTCTTAATTTGTCTTTCTTCCTAAATAACATTTTGCCAGTCGGCATCACCGATGGAGCAAAAATTTGGGAATTGCTACAACACCCTGAAAATACGAAATACGCCTACCTGATGTTGAGGCATTCTGCCCAGACCTTGCTAGCTCCTCAAGAATATGATTTAAAAGACTTTATCATGCCTGTTGATGAGGAGGTGAGAGGGAGTTTTGCAGAAAGTGTTCAGACTCTTCAGGGGTTGGTATTCATATTGGATGATAATATAGAACTTGCAAAGCAACAGTTTCAGTCTGTGTTAGATAAAACAGACAATCCAATGTCTAAAACTAGTTCTCAATTATACCTTCTTCAAGTTGCTCTGATGGAAGGAGATAATAAGAAGGCGGAAGAATATGCAAGTATTCGAGGAGTCAAATCCTTTTTATCTCTAAAAACAGCAGATATGCAGGTCATTCAAGCTTGGTATCAATTTAAGGTAAAGAAAGATGTAGTTCAAACTCACAAGGCTATGAAGATTGCTAGACAGAAAATGAATAGCAGTCGGATGTTACGGGATGAGAAAAGCTATTATCAAAACTGGTTAGCTGAGCTGGAAAAGGAATTAACCGAAGGAGTCTAA
- a CDS encoding NUDIX hydrolase: MEIELTDFQGCKIALFCGDKLLVILRDDKENIPWPNMWELPGGGREGDESPFECAAREVYEELGIHLTEDCLLWSRVYPSVLYEGRYSVFMVGQLRQEQFDNITFGDEGQGHQLMNVEEFLSSSQAVPQLQERLKDYLKVSD; encoded by the coding sequence ATGGAAATAGAACTTACTGATTTCCAAGGTTGCAAGATTGCCTTATTTTGTGGTGATAAGCTACTGGTCATCTTGCGTGATGATAAGGAAAATATCCCTTGGCCCAATATGTGGGAGTTGCCGGGTGGTGGCCGTGAAGGGGACGAAAGCCCATTTGAATGTGCGGCGCGTGAAGTTTATGAAGAACTGGGGATTCATCTGACTGAGGATTGTCTGCTTTGGAGTAGGGTTTATCCAAGTGTGCTCTATGAAGGTCGGTACTCTGTCTTTATGGTTGGTCAGCTAAGACAAGAACAATTTGACAATATTACCTTTGGAGATGAAGGACAGGGCCATCAGCTGATGAATGTCGAGGAATTTCTTAGCTCCAGTCAAGCTGTACCTCAGTTGCAAGAGAGATTAAAAGATTATTTAAAAGTAAGTGATTAG
- the prmA gene encoding 50S ribosomal protein L11 methyltransferase, whose product METWQELKVTVKREGEELVSNLLIELGAQGVAIEDSMDYVGNVNRFGEIFPEVEQQEEIVVTAYYPDTVDVATVESDLQARLAELTDFMDLGEVKMGTTALAEEDWADNWKKYYEPARITHDLTIVPSWTDYEATAGEKIIKLDPGMAFGTGTHPTTKMSLFALEQVLRGGETVLDVGTGSGVLSIASSLLGAKEIFAYDLDDVAVRVAQENIELNPGMENIHVAAGDLLKGVEIEADVIVANILADILIHLTDDAYRLVKDEGYLIMSGIIKDKWDMVRKSAESAGFFLETHMVQGEWNACVFKKTKDISGVIGG is encoded by the coding sequence ATGGAAACATGGCAAGAGTTAAAAGTTACAGTTAAGCGTGAGGGAGAGGAGTTAGTCTCTAATCTCTTGATTGAGCTGGGTGCCCAGGGTGTTGCGATTGAAGACAGTATGGACTATGTGGGCAACGTCAATCGTTTCGGTGAAATTTTCCCTGAGGTCGAGCAGCAAGAAGAAATCGTAGTGACAGCCTATTACCCTGATACGGTTGATGTAGCAACGGTTGAGTCAGATTTGCAGGCTCGTCTAGCAGAATTGACAGATTTTATGGATTTGGGTGAAGTCAAGATGGGGACGACTGCCTTGGCTGAGGAAGACTGGGCAGACAACTGGAAGAAATACTATGAACCTGCTCGCATCACTCATGATTTGACCATCGTGCCGTCGTGGACAGACTATGAGGCGACTGCTGGGGAAAAGATTATCAAGCTGGATCCTGGCATGGCTTTTGGTACGGGGACCCATCCAACCACTAAGATGAGCCTCTTTGCCTTGGAGCAGGTTCTTCGTGGTGGGGAAACAGTGCTAGATGTGGGGACTGGATCAGGCGTCCTCTCTATTGCTAGCTCGCTACTGGGTGCTAAGGAAATTTTCGCCTACGACCTAGATGATGTAGCGGTTCGTGTGGCTCAGGAAAATATTGAGCTCAACCCTGGCATGGAAAACATCCATGTAGCTGCAGGTGATTTGCTTAAGGGGGTTGAGATTGAGGCAGATGTCATTGTGGCTAATATCTTGGCGGATATTCTCATTCATCTGACAGATGATGCTTATCGATTGGTCAAGGATGAAGGCTACCTCATCATGAGTGGGATTATCAAGGACAAGTGGGACATGGTGCGCAAGTCGGCTGAGTCAGCTGGATTTTTCCTCGAAACTCACATGGTTCAAGGGGAATGGAATGCCTGTGTCTTTAAGAAAACCAAGGATATTTCCGGTGTGATTGGAGGCTAG
- a CDS encoding 16S rRNA (uracil(1498)-N(3))-methyltransferase has protein sequence MQQYFVKGNATSPVIIEDKETSKHMFQVMRLKEDDEVTLVFDDGVKRLAHVLDVEARQFELVQELDDNVELPVQVTIASGFPKGDKLEFITQKVTELGASQIWAFPADWSVAKWDGKKLGKKVEKLEKIALGAAEQSKRNLVPSIKLFEKKGDFLAQLDQFDRIVVAYEESAKEGEAAALLQAVNGLEKGAKLLFIFGPEGGLSPAEIESFEAKGAVLAGLGPRILRAETAPLYALSALSVLLELEK, from the coding sequence ATGCAGCAGTATTTTGTAAAAGGTAATGCTACCTCGCCAGTCATCATCGAGGATAAGGAAACCAGCAAGCATATGTTTCAGGTAATGCGCTTGAAAGAAGATGATGAGGTTACTTTGGTCTTTGATGATGGAGTCAAGCGTTTGGCGCATGTGCTGGATGTGGAAGCTCGTCAGTTTGAGTTGGTCCAAGAACTAGATGACAATGTGGAACTGCCCGTTCAAGTAACCATCGCATCTGGATTTCCCAAGGGAGACAAGCTGGAGTTTATCACTCAAAAAGTAACCGAACTCGGAGCTAGTCAAATCTGGGCCTTCCCAGCAGACTGGTCAGTTGCCAAGTGGGATGGCAAGAAATTGGGTAAAAAGGTTGAAAAACTAGAAAAAATTGCCCTTGGAGCAGCAGAACAAAGCAAGCGTAATTTGGTCCCAAGTATCAAGCTTTTTGAGAAGAAAGGAGATTTTCTAGCCCAACTTGACCAATTTGACCGCATTGTAGTGGCTTATGAAGAGTCGGCAAAAGAAGGAGAAGCCGCTGCGCTTTTACAAGCAGTTAATGGACTCGAGAAGGGAGCCAAATTGCTCTTTATCTTTGGTCCAGAAGGTGGTCTGTCACCTGCAGAAATCGAAAGTTTTGAAGCTAAGGGAGCAGTCTTGGCAGGTCTTGGTCCTCGTATTTTGCGAGCAGAAACAGCACCGCTTTACGCCTTATCAGCCCTTAGTGTTTTATTAGAATTAGAGAAATAA
- the pepF gene encoding oligoendopeptidase F — protein MEQKHRSEFPEKELWDLTALYQDREDFLRAIEKAREDINQFSRNYKGNLHTFEDFEKAFAELEQIYIQMSHIGNYGFMPQTTDYSNDEFANIAQAGMEFETDASVVLTFFDDALVEADEEVLDRLGELPHLTAAIRQAKIKKAHYLGADVEKALTNLGEVFYSPQDIYTKMRAGDFEMADFEVNGKTYKNSFVTYENFYQNHEDAEVREKSFRSFSEGLRKHQNTAAAAYLAQVKSEKLLADMKGYDSVFDYLLAEQEVDRAMFDRQIDLIMKDFAPVAQRYLKHVAKVNGLEKMTFADWKLDLDSALNPQVTIDDAYDLVMKSVEPLGKEYCQEVARYQEERWVDFAANSGKDSGGYAADPYRVHPYVLMSWTGRLSDVYTLIHEIGHSGQFIFSDNHQSYFNAHMSTYYVEAPSTFNELLLSDYLEHQSDDPRQKRFALAHRLTDTYFHNFITHLLEAAFQRKVYTLIEEGETFGASKLNSIMKEVLTDFWGDAIEIDDDAALTWMRQAHYYMGLYSYTYSAGLVISTAGYLHLKNSETGAEDWLKLLKSGGSKTPLESAMIIGADISTDKPLRDTIQFLSDTVDQIIAYSAQLGE, from the coding sequence ATGGAACAAAAACACCGTTCAGAATTTCCAGAGAAGGAACTTTGGGATTTAACAGCCCTATACCAAGACCGTGAGGATTTCTTGCGTGCAATCGAGAAAGCTCGCGAAGACATCAACCAGTTTAGTCGTAATTACAAGGGGAATCTTCATACTTTTGAGGATTTTGAAAAGGCTTTTGCGGAACTGGAGCAAATCTACATTCAGATGAGCCATATTGGTAACTATGGCTTTATGCCTCAGACGACAGACTATAGCAATGACGAATTTGCCAACATTGCCCAAGCTGGGATGGAATTTGAAACAGATGCTAGCGTAGTCTTGACCTTCTTTGACGATGCCTTGGTGGAAGCTGATGAGGAAGTCTTGGATCGTTTGGGTGAATTACCTCATTTGACGGCGGCTATTCGTCAGGCAAAAATCAAAAAAGCCCACTATCTAGGGGCTGATGTGGAGAAGGCCTTGACCAATCTCGGTGAAGTTTTCTACAGTCCACAGGACATTTACACTAAGATGCGAGCTGGGGATTTTGAAATGGCCGACTTTGAAGTCAATGGCAAGACCTACAAAAACAGCTTTGTGACCTATGAGAATTTCTACCAAAACCACGAGGATGCTGAGGTTCGTGAGAAATCTTTCCGTTCCTTCTCAGAAGGTCTTCGTAAGCACCAAAATACGGCTGCAGCAGCCTATCTAGCCCAAGTCAAGTCTGAAAAACTATTGGCAGATATGAAGGGTTACGACTCTGTCTTTGATTACCTTCTGGCTGAGCAAGAAGTGGACCGTGCTATGTTTGATCGTCAGATTGACCTCATCATGAAGGATTTTGCGCCCGTTGCTCAGAGATACCTCAAGCATGTTGCCAAAGTAAATGGTCTTGAAAAGATGACCTTTGCAGATTGGAAATTGGACTTGGATAGCGCCCTAAATCCTCAAGTGACTATTGACGACGCCTATGATTTGGTCATGAAGTCGGTAGAACCTTTGGGGAAAGAATATTGTCAAGAAGTTGCTCGCTATCAAGAAGAGCGCTGGGTGGACTTTGCTGCCAATAGTGGCAAGGATTCTGGCGGTTATGCGGCGGATCCATATCGCGTGCACCCTTATGTCCTCATGAGCTGGACAGGTCGTTTGAGTGATGTCTATACTTTGATTCATGAAATCGGGCATTCTGGTCAATTCATCTTTTCAGATAATCACCAAAGCTACTTTAATGCCCACATGTCGACCTACTATGTTGAAGCACCGTCAACTTTCAATGAGTTGCTTCTCAGTGATTACTTGGAACACCAATCTGACGACCCACGTCAAAAACGCTTCGCTCTTGCTCACCGCTTGACAGACACCTACTTCCATAACTTTATTACCCACCTTTTGGAAGCAGCCTTCCAGCGTAAGGTGTATACATTGATTGAAGAAGGGGAGACCTTTGGAGCAAGCAAACTCAACAGTATTATGAAGGAAGTTTTGACAGATTTCTGGGGAGATGCTATTGAAATTGACGACGATGCGGCTCTGACTTGGATGCGCCAAGCTCACTACTATATGGGCTTGTATAGTTACACTTACTCAGCAGGACTAGTTATCTCGACTGCTGGTTACCTTCATCTAAAAAATTCAGAAACTGGAGCTGAAGACTGGCTCAAACTTCTCAAATCAGGTGGTAGCAAGACACCGCTTGAGTCAGCTATGATTATCGGAGCAGATATTTCAACAGACAAACCACTCCGTGATACAATCCAATTCTTGTCAGACACAGTTGATCAGATCATCGCCTACAGTGCCCAGTTGGGAGAGTAA